The Acidithiobacillus ferrooxidans ATCC 23270 genomic interval GATGCGCTGCGGGAAAGCTTGGGCCTGGGGCCGGAGGGCCGACTCTTGCTGTATGTGGGGCGACTGGCTCCCGAAAAGAATCTCACACCGCTCATCACTGCCTTTCGCACATTGCGCCGGAACGGTCTCACAGCGGTGCTCGTGCTGGTGGGCGACGGTCCCTTGCGCCCAGGGTTCAGCCGCCTCTCCCAAGAAGGCATTCTCTGTGTCGGCATGCAGCAGGGCATGGATCTGGCGCGCTGGTATGCCAGCGCCGATCTGTTCTGCTTCCCCTCCTGCAGTGAAACCTTCGGGAATGTGGTGCTCGAAGCCGAAGCCAGCGGCCTGCCGATCCTCGCTTATGATTGCCCTGGGGTGAACGAACAGGTGAGTGATGCGGTTCATGGACTGCTCCTGCCTCCGGGCAGTGACTGGGCCCCCATGTTACAACTCCTCAGCAAGGATTCCGGTCTCCGCCAAAAGTTCGGTGCGGCCGGTCGTCTGCGGGCCGAATCCCAGAGCTGGGTGCACAGTTTCGACGTGCTCGAAGCCGCCTATCGCGAACAACTAGGATCCGAACCTGCTCCGCCGTAATGACACTTGAATCACTTTCGCAAGGACACCCCGATGCGCATACTGATGCTCTCCGATACCTATTTCCCCCGCATCAGCGGGGTCGCCACCTCGATTCGCAGCTTTCGTAGGGGGCTGCAGGGACTTGGACACACGGTGGATCTGCTGGTCCCCGATTATGGGTCTTCCGTGCCGAACGATGATTCCGGCATCATGCGTGTGCCGGCCTGGAAAACGGGTTTTTATCCCGAAGAGCGATTGATGTGGCCTTGGGCACTCCTGCGCATGTCCCGTGAGCTGGCCGCCCGTCGCTATGACCTGCTGCATGTCCAAACCCCCTTTGCCGCCCATTATATGGGCACCCATCTCGCCCGTAGGCTGGAGATACCGGTCCTGAGCTCCTACCACACCTATTTTGAGGCCTACATCGGTCACTATTATGCGGGCATACCCAAAATCCTGCGCCAAGCCCTGGCCCGGATCCCCTCACGTCAGCAGTGCCAGGCGGTAGATGGTGTGATCGTGCCCTCCATGGCCATGGCGAACGTGCTCTGGGGCTACGGCGTCAATACCCCGATCCGGGTCATCCCCACCGGCATTGATCTGACTGTGCAGACAACGGGGGATCGGTCCGCCTTTCGCGATCGCCACGGCATCGCGGCAGACCGTTTGGTACTGCTTTATGCCGGGCGGATCGCTCCCGAAAAGAACATCGCCCTGCTGCTGGAAGTGGTCGGGCACCTGCGCGCGATTTTTCCGGATATCCTCTTGCTTCTGGCGGGCGACGGCCCTTTCAGGGAATCCCTGGAACAGCAGGTCGTGGAGAAGGATCTGACGGAGCAGGTTCGCTTTCTCGGCTATCTGGACCATGACACGGACTTGCGGGATGCCTATGCCGCCGCCGATCTTCTGGTGTTCGCCTCGGAAACCGAGACGCAGGGCATGGTATTGCTTGAAGCCCTGGCGGCGGGGCTACCTCTCGTCGCCATTGCGGCCATGGGTGCGGCGGACTTTGTGACCAGTGGCCGCGGCACACGACCCGCACCGGCCCAAGCGTCCGGTTTTGCCGAGGTCTGTGCCGGCATTTTATCCAATGACATGCTGCGCGCGCGGATGGCGCAGGAAGCCAGACAACTGGCCACCCAATGGACCGAACCGGCCATGGCTGAACGTCTGCAGGCGTTTTACGCTGTTGCCGTCGCGGGCGGCAAGTCTGCTTCGAACCCCGCGGGTACATCATCCGCCCCTCATCGCACCAGTTCCAGATGAACATCCAGATACGCAACGGGTACCGCGCAGTTCTCCACCCGGTCCTCATCATTATTGGCGCATGACACCTCCATCACCTTGATTTCCGTGTGATGGAAATTGTCGCAGATCGCTCCGGCGTAGCCCTGGCTGCGACAGGTCTGCGCCAGACCTGCTTGTTCGCGATCATCGAGGTACCGTATTGAACGGTTTCCTGAGTTGGCGCCTAAGCACGATCCACAATACCCAATAATGTGCACATAGAATAATTTTTGGATCGTTTATCTAATTGATTATTATCTTATTTAATGGCATGGCGAATCTGTCGCGGATAAGTCCTGTCGATGGGTTGACATCCGGCTGAAAAAGAATTAAACCTGCATCATACAAAACGATAAACGCATGTTAACATATTTGTTACATGCATCTGTTCGGCATCGAGTGGTGATGGATGGGTTTTCCATACGCTCCGGGTCCCAATCAGGCGGAGTGCCTGTGCGGTGGTCGCAGGACTGCGTATTCCGGTCAAAGGCGATCAGCGCGATGGCCGTGGTTCTTTTTTGTGAATCTGTATCAGTGAATCACCATGTTTATGAATGCTAACAAGGCGAATGGTGGTTCGTAACGTTTGGGATGTTTTCGATGTCGGGGATTTGTCTTTCGGCGCGAATCGTTAACGAAGGGGGCAACAAAGGCAGGTGTGGGTTTGCAGCCCGGGAAAGGAAGAAACAAAAAAAGGGAGATCAAATATGAAAATTGAGTCGCGGAGCAGCATGCAGTGGAAGCACAAAATTCGTTGGGCTACATGCGCTACATTTATGGTCGGGGTGGCCGCATGTTCGGGCAATGCGTGGGCATTGCCGACATTCGCTCGTCAGACTGGCTGGTCGTGCGCAACGTGCCATACATCCTATCCTCAACTCACCCCCATGGGTCGTATGTTCAAGCTGCTGGGGTATACCAGTAATAATGTTCAGCGGCAGCAGAAACTGGAAGCAAAGTTTGGAAAAAGCACCGCACTTCTGCTGATGCGCGTATCCCAGTTTTCGATTTTTTTTCAGGCGAGCTATGCCAATGTGGCCGGGGGCCAGGCGGCCTTTAATGGGGCGGGGGTATCCAACCCGCCGGGTAACCAGAATGACATTCAATTTCCGCAACAGGTGAGTTTGTTCTATGCGGGGGAAATCACCCCCCATATCGGTGCATTCCTGCATCTGACATACAGCGGCAGAGGCGGTTTCGGTATGGACGACAGCGACATCCGTTGGGCGCACCCATGGAACCTGGGTCCCGATCAACTGCTGATCACCGGTGTCGAAGTGAATAATACGCCGACCGAGCCGGACATCTACAACACGGTACCAGACTGGTATGCGCCATTTTCGAGTTCCAAATATAGTGCCATCCGGCAGATACCCACCACCTTTATCGAAGGGGCGCATGGCGCCGGTTATCCTCTTGCGGGTATCGGCACTTACGAAGCCTATATTTTTGGGCAGGATAAGGCCAACTGGCTCTACTTCGAGGCGGACGGATACACCAACGCGGACGGTATTGGTGTACAGGCGAACTCCGGAGGAGCATTCGGATATGCTAATGACGGCAGAATGCAGGGTGTCGCTCCCTATGTTCGTCTGGCCTATCAGCGCGACTGGGGTAACTGGAACTGGGAAGTCGGTACCTATGGGATGTGGAGTCGCCTGTATGATAGTCCCAATACCAAAGGCGGCCCGGTAGACAGTTTCGATGATTTTGATCTGGATAGCCAATTGCAATGGCTGGATACGACGGACAACAGCAATGTCACATTGCACGCGGACTGGATACACGAGGATCAGGGCTTTGGCGCTTTTGGTGGTCCGACCAGTAATCTTTCCAGTACGGCAACTGGACATCTCAACTCTCTCAATATAAATGGTTCCTACTGGTATCATGATCATTATGGTGTATCCGGTGGATATCTGGACACCTGGGGTTCTGCCAACCCTGATCTCTGGGGAACGAGCTATTCCCATAATGGGTCTCCGGATACCAACGGAGAATGGATCGAGGCGTCTTATTTGCCCTGGTGGAACACCAGATTCTCGTTGCGGTATACCATGTTTAACCAATTTCGCGGGCTGACGAACAGTACGGCCACGAGTTTCGGCGCCTCGGCATACAATACGCTGGAGCTGCTGACCTGGATTTCATTTTAAGGAGGGGGTGGGCTATGTATCCTGTATTATCATCGAGCCGTTTCGCTCCTTCCCAAAAGAAGGGTGTTATCTGCACTGCCGCCGTAGCGTTGGCGATATTGAGCGCAGGTCCAGCACTGGCGCAGGTGCCACAATCTGTCCATCAGTCATGCATGATCTGCCACGGGCAGACCGGCGAAAATACCATCTATCCGATGGTTCCGCGCCTGAGCGGCCAACAGGTGCAATATCTGGCATGGCAGCTGAAGCAGTTCAAGGCGCATACCCGTGCGGATCAAAATGCGCAGATTTACATGTGGCCGGTCGCGCAGGCCATGAGTCAGAAGGAAATCCAGTCGGTTGCGAAGTATTATGCGGCGCAATCGCCCATGCACAGCGCATCCTCGCCACGTCCCGGAGTCTCCGCGGGTAAGCAGATATTCCTGCAGGGGGTCGCTGCACAGGGTGTTCCCGCGTGTATGGCCTGCCACGCCGTGAACGCGACAGGTCGAGGGATATTCCCGCGACTGGCCGGGCAGCGATATGCATATATCGTTCAGCAGCTAACCTATCTGCATGATGGAAACCGGGTGAATCCCATCATGCAGCCCGTGGCGGAAAAGCTGACCAACCGGCAAATGCGGGAGGTGGCGGCTTATCTGTCCGGTCTGCATTGAGATCAATGAGGTGCGGTGGAGGCGCAGACTCTGGCACGCCCGGTATGGGCCATGTCCGGGTCTGCCACCAAACTTATACCAGATGCTCCCCGGCCAGCTTGCAGGGATGGCCCGGATCGCCTGTTTCCACTTGCAAGGTAGGATGGACGATCTGAAAATGCGCGCGCAATTCTTCACCGATTTCATGGAGCAGCGCATCGCCGGGATAGCCGTCGGGCATGACCAGATGCGCAGTCAGCGCAGTTTCGGTGGTGCTCATGGCCCAGATATGCAGGTCATGCACGGCCGTGACGTTGGGTATCCCAAGCAAATAAACCCGTACCGCGTCGGTGTCGATACCCGGGGGGACGCCGTGCAGCGCCAGATGGGCGGAGTCACGCAATAAACCCCAGGTGGCCATCACAATCAATGCGCTGATAAGCAGACTGGCCGCAGAGTCCAGCCAGAACCAGTGGGTGAACAGCATCACGATCCCCGCAACAACTACGCCAAAAGAGATGGCTGCATCGCCTGCCATGTGCAAAAACGCCGCGCGGATATTCAAGTCGCCTTTTCGTCCCGATAGGAAGAGCAGGGCGGTTCCCGTATTGATCACTACCCCGAAGGCCGCCACACCGATTACGACGACACTTGCTACAGAGGCCGGGTGCAGCAGTCGCTCGATGGCTTCCCAGGCGATTCCGCCGGTGACCACCAGCAAAAAGACGGCATTCGCCAGCGCCGCGAGAATGGAAGAACTGCGTAGTCCATAGGTAAATCGCCCCGAAGGGGGGCGGTTGGCAAGGGCACTCGCTCCCCAGGCCATGAGCAGCCCCAGAACGTCACTGAGGTTATGGCCGGCGTCTGCCAGCAGCGCGAGGGAATGCCCAAGCACCCCGAACACCGCCTCGGTCAGTACGAAGCTCAGATTGAGTCCAATGCCGATCGCAAAAGCACGGCCATTCACGGGGGCATGACCATGCGCTCCATGGTGGTGTCCGTGATCATGAGGGGGCGCATGGGTATGCGGGGATTCTGTATGATCGGTGTGGTCGTGTGCCATATGGCATTCCTCAGCATTTTGGTTGAATATGACGTATTAAAAACCCTGGCGCCACTCCAGGGTCAAGGGGGTATGATATAGCGGTTTCCCTTGTGGGGGCTTTATGCAAATTGGCGCTTTGGGGCAGACATCAGGGGTGAGTCCGGACACCATCCGTTACGATGAACGGATGGGTCTTCTGAGCCCCCCAGGCCGACGGGCAAACGGCTATCGCGTTTATGGTCCGGCGCATCTGGAGCGGCCCGCCTTTGTGTGCCACTGCCGGGATCTGGATATGCCTCTGGCCGATATTCAGCGCCTTTTGCATCTGCTGGATCATCCTATGGAAGGAGACGTATGAAAAAATCACGTTTCGTGGTCATGGTCGGCTTGCTTCTCGGGGCGGGTGCGGGTTGCGCCGTATACCCCACCGGCTATGATTATTATGCTTATAGAGGCCAAGGGTATTACAGCGGTTACCCTGCGGTTGGCTACTGGTATCCACCCGGTGCTTACGCCCAGTATTACACCCCGCAATTATATTTTCAGACCCAACTGTGGAACTACTATCCACGGTCCTATTATTACCGTTATTTTGCGGCGCCGCCGCCGCCCATGCGCCGCGGGATACCGTTGCCACCCAGACCGCCTGTGGGTGTACCTTTGCCGCCGCCACCGCGCGTACCCATGGGTGCGCCCGGGCGATTCGTTTCACCTCCTCCGCCGCCACCGCGCGTACCCATGGGTATGCCGGGGCGATTCGTTTCACCTCCTCCGCAGGCTTTTCCGGGGTACAGGGCGCAGGCTCCGGAAGGGCAGCGGCCACGCTTCGCGCCACCTCCGCAGCGCCCCGGACAGCATCCAGATCGGGGGCCTCCGGACAAGTCGCGGCAGCCCCAGGGCGGTCCCTGATGGTCTCCTGGGCAGCCCAGCGCTTTGCCGGATATGGCCGTCACCATTTATCACTCGTAATGGGTAATCTGTTCTGTTAGAGTGCGCTTGCCGTCATGCCTCAGTCTGTATGACGCGCGTCGCACTGGTCCCCACCTTTATGAAGCGTCTGCCATAGACTGGCGCCCTTGTGGCGAGGCCGGTGTTTTCGGAGTAAAACTTATGTCGTCTTTTGAATCTCTGGGCCTTTCTGAGCCTATCTGGCGTGCGGCTGCCGAACGTGGCTACACCAGTCCCACCCCTATTCAGGAACAGGCCATCCCGGTAGTCATGTCCGGTGTCGATCTGCTGGCGGGTGCACAGACGGGTACCGGCAAGACTGCCGCGTTTGCCATGCCCATCCTGCACAAACTGGCGGTTACCGCAGGTAGTGCGTCACGCGCTCCTTCCAGTGTGCGTGCGCTGATTCTGGTCCCCACCCGCGAACTGGCGGC includes:
- a CDS encoding cation diffusion facilitator family transporter, giving the protein MAHDHTDHTESPHTHAPPHDHGHHHGAHGHAPVNGRAFAIGIGLNLSFVLTEAVFGVLGHSLALLADAGHNLSDVLGLLMAWGASALANRPPSGRFTYGLRSSSILAALANAVFLLVVTGGIAWEAIERLLHPASVASVVVIGVAAFGVVINTGTALLFLSGRKGDLNIRAAFLHMAGDAAISFGVVVAGIVMLFTHWFWLDSAASLLISALIVMATWGLLRDSAHLALHGVPPGIDTDAVRVYLLGIPNVTAVHDLHIWAMSTTETALTAHLVMPDGYPGDALLHEIGEELRAHFQIVHPTLQVETGDPGHPCKLAGEHLV
- a CDS encoding c-type cytochrome; the protein is MICHGQTGENTIYPMVPRLSGQQVQYLAWQLKQFKAHTRADQNAQIYMWPVAQAMSQKEIQSVAKYYAAQSPMHSASSPRPGVSAGKQIFLQGVAAQGVPACMACHAVNATGRGIFPRLAGQRYAYIVQQLTYLHDGNRVNPIMQPVAEKLTNRQMREVAAYLSGLH
- a CDS encoding glycosyltransferase codes for the protein MRILMLSDTYFPRISGVATSIRSFRRGLQGLGHTVDLLVPDYGSSVPNDDSGIMRVPAWKTGFYPEERLMWPWALLRMSRELAARRYDLLHVQTPFAAHYMGTHLARRLEIPVLSSYHTYFEAYIGHYYAGIPKILRQALARIPSRQQCQAVDGVIVPSMAMANVLWGYGVNTPIRVIPTGIDLTVQTTGDRSAFRDRHGIAADRLVLLYAGRIAPEKNIALLLEVVGHLRAIFPDILLLLAGDGPFRESLEQQVVEKDLTEQVRFLGYLDHDTDLRDAYAAADLLVFASETETQGMVLLEALAAGLPLVAIAAMGAADFVTSGRGTRPAPAQASGFAEVCAGILSNDMLRARMAQEARQLATQWTEPAMAERLQAFYAVAVAGGKSASNPAGTSSAPHRTSSR
- a CDS encoding MerR family transcriptional regulator; its protein translation is MQIGALGQTSGVSPDTIRYDERMGLLSPPGRRANGYRVYGPAHLERPAFVCHCRDLDMPLADIQRLLHLLDHPMEGDV
- a CDS encoding cytochrome C, with the translated sequence MFKLLGYTSNNVQRQQKLEAKFGKSTALLLMRVSQFSIFFQASYANVAGGQAAFNGAGVSNPPGNQNDIQFPQQVSLFYAGEITPHIGAFLHLTYSGRGGFGMDDSDIRWAHPWNLGPDQLLITGVEVNNTPTEPDIYNTVPDWYAPFSSSKYSAIRQIPTTFIEGAHGAGYPLAGIGTYEAYIFGQDKANWLYFEADGYTNADGIGVQANSGGAFGYANDGRMQGVAPYVRLAYQRDWGNWNWEVGTYGMWSRLYDSPNTKGGPVDSFDDFDLDSQLQWLDTTDNSNVTLHADWIHEDQGFGAFGGPTSNLSSTATGHLNSLNINGSYWYHDHYGVSGGYLDTWGSANPDLWGTSYSHNGSPDTNGEWIEASYLPWWNTRFSLRYTMFNQFRGLTNSTATSFGASAYNTLELLTWISF